A window from Megalobrama amblycephala isolate DHTTF-2021 linkage group LG21, ASM1881202v1, whole genome shotgun sequence encodes these proteins:
- the phka2 gene encoding phosphorylase b kinase regulatory subunit alpha, liver isoform isoform X3: MRSRSNSGVRLDGFARLVHETILCHQNPVTGLLPASEQQKDAWVRDNVYSILAVWGLGMAYRKNADRDEDKAKAYELEQSVVKLMQGLLQCMMRQVEKVEKFKHTQSTKDCLHAKYHTPTCATVVGDDQWGHLQVDATSLYLLILAQMTASGLRIISNLDEVAFIQNLVFYIEAAYKVADYGMWERGDKTNQGIPELNGSSVGMAKAALEAIDELDLFGAHGGPKSVIHVLPDEVEHCQSILCSMLPRASTSKEIDAGLLSVISFPAFAVEDADLANITKGEIITKLQGRYGCCRFIRDGYRTPKEDPTRLHYDPAELKLFENIECEWPVFWTYLILDGIFNEDHEQVQEYREALDGVLIRGKHGIRLVPELYAVPADKVEEEYRNPRSVERVAAGQLPHMWGQSLYILGSLLVEGFLAPGEIDPLNRRFSKEFKPDVVVQVSVVAESVQIQQLLRDHGIEVQTVSDVLPIRVMPARILSHIYVKLGNYKKLNLSGRPYRHIGVLGTSKFYELRNGTYTFTPQFIDQHHFYLALDNQMIVEMLRTELAYLSSCWRMTGRPTLTFPITQSMLVEDGDSIDPCILSTLRKLQDGYFAGARVQMANLSSFLTTSFHTQLSFLDADSEENLLEEDEEEEEEESFGPSGGSGDMFDQYLTDLLHSTATKCHLPPIQRGQHHVFSAEHTTRDILSFMAQVQGHNMPKSSMYLPVAPIMSKHRKSLNLLDVAQHNVTHHTKADSVNLHLPHDSHGNTDFAYLVDQLKHCPTLQDQADILYVLYAMKGPDWVVNLSGQGEATVRSLLEELYVRAGACKEWGLIRYISGILKKRVEVLAEACTDLISHHKQLTVGLPPEPREKVITVPLPPEELISLIYEASGQDISIAVLTQEIMVYLAMYVRSQPSLFGDMLRLRIGLIMQVMATELARSLHCSGEEASESLMSLSPFDMKNLLHHILSGKEFGVERSMRPIQSSATSPAISIHELGHTGATKTERTGIRKLKTEIKQLDDSRPISRCSSPSTPSGILSPTGTGDSHLQWEERQGQWLRRRRLDGAINRVPMGFYQKVWKILQKCHGLSIAGYVLPSSTTSEMTEGEIKFAVHVESVLNHVPQPEYRQLLVEAIMVLMLVADMEIPSIGGIIHIDRIVHMANDLFQQDQRSNGANEYFLEKDPATGICNFFYDSAPSGSYGTMTYLSKAVVTYVQDFLPSSSCLMQ, from the exons AATCCAGTGACTGGTCTACTGCCAGCTAGTGAGCAGCAGAAGGATGCCTGGGTCAGAGATAATGTTTACAGCATCTTGGCAGTGTGGGGCCTTGGCATGGCTTATCGCAAGAATGCAGACCGCGATGAGGACAAAGCCAAAGCCTACGAGCTCGAACAG agCGTGGTTAAGCTAATGCAGGGGCTGCTGCAGTGTATGATGAGACAG GTGGAAAAGGTAGAGAagttcaaacacacacagagcacaAAGGACTGCCTGCATGCCAAATATCACACACCCACCTGTGCCACTGTGGTTGGAGATGATCAGTGGGGGCACCTTCAAGTCGATGCCACATCTCTGTACCTGCTCATCCTGGCTCAGATGACCGCTTCAG GTCTACGTATCATATCTAACTTGGACGAGGTGGCGTTTATCCAGAACCTGGTGTTCTACATTGAGGCAGCTTACAAAGTGGCT GATTATGGGATGTGGGAGAGAGGAGACAAGACGAATCAGGGAATTCCTGAACTAAACGGCAGCTCTGTTGGAATGGCTAAG GCAGCTTTGGAGGCTATTGATGAGCTTGACTTGTTCGGAGCTCACGGAGGCCCAAAATCAGTCATTCATGTTCTCCCAGATGAAGTAGAACATTGTCAG TCTATCTTGTGCTCCATGCTGCCTCGAGCTTCCACCTCTAAAGAGATAGATGCTGGTCTGCTCTCTGTGATCTCCTTTCCTGCATTTGCAGTGGAGGATGCAGATCTGGCCAACATCACCAAGGGTGAAATCATCACCAAGCTGCAG gGACGTTACGGCTGTTGTCGATTTATCCGAGATGGATACAGGACCCCAAAAGAG GACCCCACTCGACTTCACTATGATCCAGCTGAGCTGAAGCTCTTTGAAAACATTGAATGTGAGTGGCCAGTGTTTTGGACATACCTTATACTTGATGGCATCTTCAATGAGGACCATGAGCAG GTGCAGGAATATAGAGAGGCTCTTGATGGAGTTTTGATCAGGGGCAAACACGGGATTCGTCTGGTGCCTGAACTCTACGCTGTACCTGCTGATAAA GTTGAGGAGGAGTACAGGAATCCTCGCTCTGTGGAGCGTGTGGCCGCTGGTCAGCTCCCGCATATGTGGGGCCAGTCACTGTATATCCTGGGCAGTCTGCTGGTTGAG GGATTTCTGGCCCCTGGAGAGATTGATCCTCTTAATAGGCGATTTTCTAAAGAATTCAAGCCAGATGTTGTTGTGCAAG TGAGTGTAGTGGCTGAGTCAGTGCAGATCCAGCAGCTGCTGAGGGATCATGGGATTGAGGTTCAGACGGTCTCTGATGTTTTGCCCATCCGGGTCATGCCAGCTCGCATCCTGAGCCACATTTATGTGAAATTAG GTAACTATAAAAAACTGAATCTGAGCGGGCGACCATACAGGCACATCGGTGTCCTGGGGACTTCCAAGTTTTATGAGCTCAGAAATGGTACTTACACATTCACTCCACAg TTCATTGACCAGCATCACTTCTATTTGGCCTTGGATAACCAGATGATTGTTGAGATGTTGCGGACAGAGCTTGCTTACCTGTCTTCCTGCTGGCGGATGACTGGAAGACCTACCCTCACGTTCCCTATTACGCAGAGCATGCTGG TTGAAGATGGTGACAGTATTGACCCCTGTATTCTGTCCACCTTGCGGAAGCTTCAAGATGGCTACTTTGCGGGTGCAAG GGTGCAGATGGCAAACCTCTCCTCGTTCCTCACCACCTCCTTCCACACCCAACTCAGCTTCTTGGATGCAGACTCTGAAGAGAATCTGCTagaggaggatgaggaggaagaggaagaagagagtTTTGGGCCCTCAG GAGGTTCAGGAGACATGTTTGACCAGTATCTCACAGATCTGTTGCACAGCACTGCCACAAAATGCCATCTACCTCCCATCCAGAGGGGGCAGCACCACGTGTTCAGTGCTGAACACACCACCAGGGACATCCTTTCTTTCATGGCCCAGGTTCAGGGCCACAACATGCCCA AGTCTTCCATGTATTTGCCTGTTGCCCCCATCATGAGCAAACACAGGAAGTCTCTGAACCTGCTGGATGTTGCTCAGCACAATGTTACTCATCACACCAAG GCTGATAGTGTTAACCTGCACTTGCCACATGATTCTCATGGGAACACAGACTTTGCTTATCTGGTCGATCAGCTAAAGCATTGTCCAACCCTTCAGGACCAGGCAGATATCCTCTATGTCCTCTATGCTATGAA aGGTCCGGATTGGGTGGTAAATCTGTCAGGACAAGGTGAGGCGACGGTTCGCTCTCTTCTTGAGGAGCTTTATGTTCGGGCGGGAGCGTGTAAGGAATGGGGCCTCATCCGCTACATCTCAGGCATCCTGAAGAAGAGGGTGGAAGTCCTTGCTGAA GCCTGCACAGATCTGATCTCCCATCATAAACAGCTAACAGTGGGTCTTCCTCCTGAGCCCAGAGAGAAGGTCATCACAGT TCCTCTTCCACCCGAGGAACTGATTAGCCTGATCTATGAAGCCAGCGGACAAGACATCAGCATTGCAGTGCTCACACAG GAGATCATGGTGTATCTGGCCATGTATGTGCGCTCTCAGCCATCTCTATTCGGAGATATGCTGCGTCTGCGCATCGGGCTCATCATGCAAGTGATGGCTACAGAACTTGCTCGCAGTCTACACTGCTCAG GTGAGGAGGCGTCAGAGAGCCTGATGAGCCTCAGTCCATTTGACATGAAGAATCTCTTACATCACATCCTGAGCGGGAAAGAGTTTGGTGTAGAGAGGAGCA TGCGTCCGATTCAGTCTTCAGCTACCAGTCCTGCCATCTCCATCCATGAGCTCGGACACACGGGGGCCACCAAGACCGAGCGCACAGGCATCAGAAAACTCAAGACTGAAATCAAACAG cTCGATGACTCCAGACCCATAAGC CGATGCAGCAGTCCCTCCACTCCCAGTGGGATCCTGTCTCCGACCGGTACAGGCGACTCACACCTGCAGTGGGAGGAGCGCCAGGGCCAGTGGCTGAGGAGACGCAGATTAGACGGGGCCATAAACAGGGTGCCCATGGGCTTCTACCAGAAAGTCTGGAAGATTCTCCAGAAATGTCACGGCCTCTCCATTGCCGGATACGTCTTGCCTTCCTCCACCACCAGTGAG ATGACAGAGGGAGAGATTAAATTTGCAGTGCATGTGGAGTCTGTACTGAATCATGTCCCACAGCCGGAGTACAGACAGCTGCTGGTGGAGGCCATTATGGTGCTGATGCTTGTGGCCGACATGGAGATTCCCAGTATTGGTGGAATTATTCACATCGACCGCATTGTCCACATGGCCAATgatctctttcagcaggatCAG AGATCCAACGGGGCCAATGAGTATTTCTTGGAGAAAGATCCTGCCACAGGAATCTGCAACTTCTTTTATGACAGTGCTCCTAGCGGCAGCTATGGTACGATGACTTATCTTTCCAAGGCTGTGGTCACATATGTTCAAGACTTCCTGCCAAGCAGCAGCTGTCTAATGCAGTAA
- the phka2 gene encoding phosphorylase b kinase regulatory subunit alpha, liver isoform isoform X2 — protein sequence MRSRSNSGVRLDGFARLVHETILCHQNPVTGLLPASEQQKDAWVRDNVYSILAVWGLGMAYRKNADRDEDKAKAYELEQSVVKLMQGLLQCMMRQVEKVEKFKHTQSTKDCLHAKYHTPTCATVVGDDQWGHLQVDATSLYLLILAQMTASGLRIISNLDEVAFIQNLVFYIEAAYKVADYGMWERGDKTNQGIPELNGSSVGMAKAALEAIDELDLFGAHGGPKSVIHVLPDEVEHCQSILCSMLPRASTSKEIDAGLLSVISFPAFAVEDADLANITKGEIITKLQGRYGCCRFIRDGYRTPKEDPTRLHYDPAELKLFENIECEWPVFWTYLILDGIFNEDHEQVQEYREALDGVLIRGKHGIRLVPELYAVPADKVEEEYRNPRSVERVAAGQLPHMWGQSLYILGSLLVEGFLAPGEIDPLNRRFSKEFKPDVVVQVSVVAESVQIQQLLRDHGIEVQTVSDVLPIRVMPARILSHIYVKLGNYKKLNLSGRPYRHIGVLGTSKFYELRNGTYTFTPQFIDQHHFYLALDNQMIVEMLRTELAYLSSCWRMTGRPTLTFPITQSMLVEDGDSIDPCILSTLRKLQDGYFAGARVQMANLSSFLTTSFHTQLSFLDADSEENLLEEDEEEEEEESFGPSGGSGDMFDQYLTDLLHSTATKCHLPPIQRGQHHVFSAEHTTRDILSFMAQVQGHNMPKSSMYLPVAPIMSKHRKSLNLLDVAQHNVTHHTKADSVNLHLPHDSHGNTDFAYLVDQLKHCPTLQDQADILYVLYAMKGPDWVVNLSGQGEATVRSLLEELYVRAGACKEWGLIRYISGILKKRVEVLAEACTDLISHHKQLTVGLPPEPREKVITVPLPPEELISLIYEASGQDISIAVLTQEIMVYLAMYVRSQPSLFGDMLRLRIGLIMQVMATELARSLHCSGEEASESLMSLSPFDMKNLLHHILSGKEFGVERSMRPIQSSATSPAISIHELGHTGATKTERTGIRKLKTEIKQIFTSSHSISSNFTSPRSTRCSSPSTPSGILSPTGTGDSHLQWEERQGQWLRRRRLDGAINRVPMGFYQKVWKILQKCHGLSIAGYVLPSSTTSEMTEGEIKFAVHVESVLNHVPQPEYRQLLVEAIMVLMLVADMEIPSIGGIIHIDRIVHMANDLFQQDQRSNGANEYFLEKDPATGICNFFYDSAPSGSYGTMTYLSKAVVTYVQDFLPSSSCLMQ from the exons AATCCAGTGACTGGTCTACTGCCAGCTAGTGAGCAGCAGAAGGATGCCTGGGTCAGAGATAATGTTTACAGCATCTTGGCAGTGTGGGGCCTTGGCATGGCTTATCGCAAGAATGCAGACCGCGATGAGGACAAAGCCAAAGCCTACGAGCTCGAACAG agCGTGGTTAAGCTAATGCAGGGGCTGCTGCAGTGTATGATGAGACAG GTGGAAAAGGTAGAGAagttcaaacacacacagagcacaAAGGACTGCCTGCATGCCAAATATCACACACCCACCTGTGCCACTGTGGTTGGAGATGATCAGTGGGGGCACCTTCAAGTCGATGCCACATCTCTGTACCTGCTCATCCTGGCTCAGATGACCGCTTCAG GTCTACGTATCATATCTAACTTGGACGAGGTGGCGTTTATCCAGAACCTGGTGTTCTACATTGAGGCAGCTTACAAAGTGGCT GATTATGGGATGTGGGAGAGAGGAGACAAGACGAATCAGGGAATTCCTGAACTAAACGGCAGCTCTGTTGGAATGGCTAAG GCAGCTTTGGAGGCTATTGATGAGCTTGACTTGTTCGGAGCTCACGGAGGCCCAAAATCAGTCATTCATGTTCTCCCAGATGAAGTAGAACATTGTCAG TCTATCTTGTGCTCCATGCTGCCTCGAGCTTCCACCTCTAAAGAGATAGATGCTGGTCTGCTCTCTGTGATCTCCTTTCCTGCATTTGCAGTGGAGGATGCAGATCTGGCCAACATCACCAAGGGTGAAATCATCACCAAGCTGCAG gGACGTTACGGCTGTTGTCGATTTATCCGAGATGGATACAGGACCCCAAAAGAG GACCCCACTCGACTTCACTATGATCCAGCTGAGCTGAAGCTCTTTGAAAACATTGAATGTGAGTGGCCAGTGTTTTGGACATACCTTATACTTGATGGCATCTTCAATGAGGACCATGAGCAG GTGCAGGAATATAGAGAGGCTCTTGATGGAGTTTTGATCAGGGGCAAACACGGGATTCGTCTGGTGCCTGAACTCTACGCTGTACCTGCTGATAAA GTTGAGGAGGAGTACAGGAATCCTCGCTCTGTGGAGCGTGTGGCCGCTGGTCAGCTCCCGCATATGTGGGGCCAGTCACTGTATATCCTGGGCAGTCTGCTGGTTGAG GGATTTCTGGCCCCTGGAGAGATTGATCCTCTTAATAGGCGATTTTCTAAAGAATTCAAGCCAGATGTTGTTGTGCAAG TGAGTGTAGTGGCTGAGTCAGTGCAGATCCAGCAGCTGCTGAGGGATCATGGGATTGAGGTTCAGACGGTCTCTGATGTTTTGCCCATCCGGGTCATGCCAGCTCGCATCCTGAGCCACATTTATGTGAAATTAG GTAACTATAAAAAACTGAATCTGAGCGGGCGACCATACAGGCACATCGGTGTCCTGGGGACTTCCAAGTTTTATGAGCTCAGAAATGGTACTTACACATTCACTCCACAg TTCATTGACCAGCATCACTTCTATTTGGCCTTGGATAACCAGATGATTGTTGAGATGTTGCGGACAGAGCTTGCTTACCTGTCTTCCTGCTGGCGGATGACTGGAAGACCTACCCTCACGTTCCCTATTACGCAGAGCATGCTGG TTGAAGATGGTGACAGTATTGACCCCTGTATTCTGTCCACCTTGCGGAAGCTTCAAGATGGCTACTTTGCGGGTGCAAG GGTGCAGATGGCAAACCTCTCCTCGTTCCTCACCACCTCCTTCCACACCCAACTCAGCTTCTTGGATGCAGACTCTGAAGAGAATCTGCTagaggaggatgaggaggaagaggaagaagagagtTTTGGGCCCTCAG GAGGTTCAGGAGACATGTTTGACCAGTATCTCACAGATCTGTTGCACAGCACTGCCACAAAATGCCATCTACCTCCCATCCAGAGGGGGCAGCACCACGTGTTCAGTGCTGAACACACCACCAGGGACATCCTTTCTTTCATGGCCCAGGTTCAGGGCCACAACATGCCCA AGTCTTCCATGTATTTGCCTGTTGCCCCCATCATGAGCAAACACAGGAAGTCTCTGAACCTGCTGGATGTTGCTCAGCACAATGTTACTCATCACACCAAG GCTGATAGTGTTAACCTGCACTTGCCACATGATTCTCATGGGAACACAGACTTTGCTTATCTGGTCGATCAGCTAAAGCATTGTCCAACCCTTCAGGACCAGGCAGATATCCTCTATGTCCTCTATGCTATGAA aGGTCCGGATTGGGTGGTAAATCTGTCAGGACAAGGTGAGGCGACGGTTCGCTCTCTTCTTGAGGAGCTTTATGTTCGGGCGGGAGCGTGTAAGGAATGGGGCCTCATCCGCTACATCTCAGGCATCCTGAAGAAGAGGGTGGAAGTCCTTGCTGAA GCCTGCACAGATCTGATCTCCCATCATAAACAGCTAACAGTGGGTCTTCCTCCTGAGCCCAGAGAGAAGGTCATCACAGT TCCTCTTCCACCCGAGGAACTGATTAGCCTGATCTATGAAGCCAGCGGACAAGACATCAGCATTGCAGTGCTCACACAG GAGATCATGGTGTATCTGGCCATGTATGTGCGCTCTCAGCCATCTCTATTCGGAGATATGCTGCGTCTGCGCATCGGGCTCATCATGCAAGTGATGGCTACAGAACTTGCTCGCAGTCTACACTGCTCAG GTGAGGAGGCGTCAGAGAGCCTGATGAGCCTCAGTCCATTTGACATGAAGAATCTCTTACATCACATCCTGAGCGGGAAAGAGTTTGGTGTAGAGAGGAGCA TGCGTCCGATTCAGTCTTCAGCTACCAGTCCTGCCATCTCCATCCATGAGCTCGGACACACGGGGGCCACCAAGACCGAGCGCACAGGCATCAGAAAACTCAAGACTGAAATCAAACAG ATCTTTACCAGCAGTCATTCCATCAGCAGTAATTTCACATCCCCTCGTTCCACG CGATGCAGCAGTCCCTCCACTCCCAGTGGGATCCTGTCTCCGACCGGTACAGGCGACTCACACCTGCAGTGGGAGGAGCGCCAGGGCCAGTGGCTGAGGAGACGCAGATTAGACGGGGCCATAAACAGGGTGCCCATGGGCTTCTACCAGAAAGTCTGGAAGATTCTCCAGAAATGTCACGGCCTCTCCATTGCCGGATACGTCTTGCCTTCCTCCACCACCAGTGAG ATGACAGAGGGAGAGATTAAATTTGCAGTGCATGTGGAGTCTGTACTGAATCATGTCCCACAGCCGGAGTACAGACAGCTGCTGGTGGAGGCCATTATGGTGCTGATGCTTGTGGCCGACATGGAGATTCCCAGTATTGGTGGAATTATTCACATCGACCGCATTGTCCACATGGCCAATgatctctttcagcaggatCAG AGATCCAACGGGGCCAATGAGTATTTCTTGGAGAAAGATCCTGCCACAGGAATCTGCAACTTCTTTTATGACAGTGCTCCTAGCGGCAGCTATGGTACGATGACTTATCTTTCCAAGGCTGTGGTCACATATGTTCAAGACTTCCTGCCAAGCAGCAGCTGTCTAATGCAGTAA
- the phka2 gene encoding phosphorylase b kinase regulatory subunit alpha, liver isoform isoform X1 — protein sequence MRSRSNSGVRLDGFARLVHETILCHQNPVTGLLPASEQQKDAWVRDNVYSILAVWGLGMAYRKNADRDEDKAKAYELEQSVVKLMQGLLQCMMRQVEKVEKFKHTQSTKDCLHAKYHTPTCATVVGDDQWGHLQVDATSLYLLILAQMTASGLRIISNLDEVAFIQNLVFYIEAAYKVADYGMWERGDKTNQGIPELNGSSVGMAKAALEAIDELDLFGAHGGPKSVIHVLPDEVEHCQSILCSMLPRASTSKEIDAGLLSVISFPAFAVEDADLANITKGEIITKLQGRYGCCRFIRDGYRTPKEDPTRLHYDPAELKLFENIECEWPVFWTYLILDGIFNEDHEQVQEYREALDGVLIRGKHGIRLVPELYAVPADKVEEEYRNPRSVERVAAGQLPHMWGQSLYILGSLLVEGFLAPGEIDPLNRRFSKEFKPDVVVQVSVVAESVQIQQLLRDHGIEVQTVSDVLPIRVMPARILSHIYVKLGNYKKLNLSGRPYRHIGVLGTSKFYELRNGTYTFTPQFIDQHHFYLALDNQMIVEMLRTELAYLSSCWRMTGRPTLTFPITQSMLVEDGDSIDPCILSTLRKLQDGYFAGARVQMANLSSFLTTSFHTQLSFLDADSEENLLEEDEEEEEEESFGPSGGSGDMFDQYLTDLLHSTATKCHLPPIQRGQHHVFSAEHTTRDILSFMAQVQGHNMPKSSMYLPVAPIMSKHRKSLNLLDVAQHNVTHHTKADSVNLHLPHDSHGNTDFAYLVDQLKHCPTLQDQADILYVLYAMKGPDWVVNLSGQGEATVRSLLEELYVRAGACKEWGLIRYISGILKKRVEVLAEACTDLISHHKQLTVGLPPEPREKVITVPLPPEELISLIYEASGQDISIAVLTQEIMVYLAMYVRSQPSLFGDMLRLRIGLIMQVMATELARSLHCSGEEASESLMSLSPFDMKNLLHHILSGKEFGVERSMRPIQSSATSPAISIHELGHTGATKTERTGIRKLKTEIKQLDDSRPISIFTSSHSISSNFTSPRSTRCSSPSTPSGILSPTGTGDSHLQWEERQGQWLRRRRLDGAINRVPMGFYQKVWKILQKCHGLSIAGYVLPSSTTSEMTEGEIKFAVHVESVLNHVPQPEYRQLLVEAIMVLMLVADMEIPSIGGIIHIDRIVHMANDLFQQDQRSNGANEYFLEKDPATGICNFFYDSAPSGSYGTMTYLSKAVVTYVQDFLPSSSCLMQ from the exons AATCCAGTGACTGGTCTACTGCCAGCTAGTGAGCAGCAGAAGGATGCCTGGGTCAGAGATAATGTTTACAGCATCTTGGCAGTGTGGGGCCTTGGCATGGCTTATCGCAAGAATGCAGACCGCGATGAGGACAAAGCCAAAGCCTACGAGCTCGAACAG agCGTGGTTAAGCTAATGCAGGGGCTGCTGCAGTGTATGATGAGACAG GTGGAAAAGGTAGAGAagttcaaacacacacagagcacaAAGGACTGCCTGCATGCCAAATATCACACACCCACCTGTGCCACTGTGGTTGGAGATGATCAGTGGGGGCACCTTCAAGTCGATGCCACATCTCTGTACCTGCTCATCCTGGCTCAGATGACCGCTTCAG GTCTACGTATCATATCTAACTTGGACGAGGTGGCGTTTATCCAGAACCTGGTGTTCTACATTGAGGCAGCTTACAAAGTGGCT GATTATGGGATGTGGGAGAGAGGAGACAAGACGAATCAGGGAATTCCTGAACTAAACGGCAGCTCTGTTGGAATGGCTAAG GCAGCTTTGGAGGCTATTGATGAGCTTGACTTGTTCGGAGCTCACGGAGGCCCAAAATCAGTCATTCATGTTCTCCCAGATGAAGTAGAACATTGTCAG TCTATCTTGTGCTCCATGCTGCCTCGAGCTTCCACCTCTAAAGAGATAGATGCTGGTCTGCTCTCTGTGATCTCCTTTCCTGCATTTGCAGTGGAGGATGCAGATCTGGCCAACATCACCAAGGGTGAAATCATCACCAAGCTGCAG gGACGTTACGGCTGTTGTCGATTTATCCGAGATGGATACAGGACCCCAAAAGAG GACCCCACTCGACTTCACTATGATCCAGCTGAGCTGAAGCTCTTTGAAAACATTGAATGTGAGTGGCCAGTGTTTTGGACATACCTTATACTTGATGGCATCTTCAATGAGGACCATGAGCAG GTGCAGGAATATAGAGAGGCTCTTGATGGAGTTTTGATCAGGGGCAAACACGGGATTCGTCTGGTGCCTGAACTCTACGCTGTACCTGCTGATAAA GTTGAGGAGGAGTACAGGAATCCTCGCTCTGTGGAGCGTGTGGCCGCTGGTCAGCTCCCGCATATGTGGGGCCAGTCACTGTATATCCTGGGCAGTCTGCTGGTTGAG GGATTTCTGGCCCCTGGAGAGATTGATCCTCTTAATAGGCGATTTTCTAAAGAATTCAAGCCAGATGTTGTTGTGCAAG TGAGTGTAGTGGCTGAGTCAGTGCAGATCCAGCAGCTGCTGAGGGATCATGGGATTGAGGTTCAGACGGTCTCTGATGTTTTGCCCATCCGGGTCATGCCAGCTCGCATCCTGAGCCACATTTATGTGAAATTAG GTAACTATAAAAAACTGAATCTGAGCGGGCGACCATACAGGCACATCGGTGTCCTGGGGACTTCCAAGTTTTATGAGCTCAGAAATGGTACTTACACATTCACTCCACAg TTCATTGACCAGCATCACTTCTATTTGGCCTTGGATAACCAGATGATTGTTGAGATGTTGCGGACAGAGCTTGCTTACCTGTCTTCCTGCTGGCGGATGACTGGAAGACCTACCCTCACGTTCCCTATTACGCAGAGCATGCTGG TTGAAGATGGTGACAGTATTGACCCCTGTATTCTGTCCACCTTGCGGAAGCTTCAAGATGGCTACTTTGCGGGTGCAAG GGTGCAGATGGCAAACCTCTCCTCGTTCCTCACCACCTCCTTCCACACCCAACTCAGCTTCTTGGATGCAGACTCTGAAGAGAATCTGCTagaggaggatgaggaggaagaggaagaagagagtTTTGGGCCCTCAG GAGGTTCAGGAGACATGTTTGACCAGTATCTCACAGATCTGTTGCACAGCACTGCCACAAAATGCCATCTACCTCCCATCCAGAGGGGGCAGCACCACGTGTTCAGTGCTGAACACACCACCAGGGACATCCTTTCTTTCATGGCCCAGGTTCAGGGCCACAACATGCCCA AGTCTTCCATGTATTTGCCTGTTGCCCCCATCATGAGCAAACACAGGAAGTCTCTGAACCTGCTGGATGTTGCTCAGCACAATGTTACTCATCACACCAAG GCTGATAGTGTTAACCTGCACTTGCCACATGATTCTCATGGGAACACAGACTTTGCTTATCTGGTCGATCAGCTAAAGCATTGTCCAACCCTTCAGGACCAGGCAGATATCCTCTATGTCCTCTATGCTATGAA aGGTCCGGATTGGGTGGTAAATCTGTCAGGACAAGGTGAGGCGACGGTTCGCTCTCTTCTTGAGGAGCTTTATGTTCGGGCGGGAGCGTGTAAGGAATGGGGCCTCATCCGCTACATCTCAGGCATCCTGAAGAAGAGGGTGGAAGTCCTTGCTGAA GCCTGCACAGATCTGATCTCCCATCATAAACAGCTAACAGTGGGTCTTCCTCCTGAGCCCAGAGAGAAGGTCATCACAGT TCCTCTTCCACCCGAGGAACTGATTAGCCTGATCTATGAAGCCAGCGGACAAGACATCAGCATTGCAGTGCTCACACAG GAGATCATGGTGTATCTGGCCATGTATGTGCGCTCTCAGCCATCTCTATTCGGAGATATGCTGCGTCTGCGCATCGGGCTCATCATGCAAGTGATGGCTACAGAACTTGCTCGCAGTCTACACTGCTCAG GTGAGGAGGCGTCAGAGAGCCTGATGAGCCTCAGTCCATTTGACATGAAGAATCTCTTACATCACATCCTGAGCGGGAAAGAGTTTGGTGTAGAGAGGAGCA TGCGTCCGATTCAGTCTTCAGCTACCAGTCCTGCCATCTCCATCCATGAGCTCGGACACACGGGGGCCACCAAGACCGAGCGCACAGGCATCAGAAAACTCAAGACTGAAATCAAACAG cTCGATGACTCCAGACCCATAAGC ATCTTTACCAGCAGTCATTCCATCAGCAGTAATTTCACATCCCCTCGTTCCACG CGATGCAGCAGTCCCTCCACTCCCAGTGGGATCCTGTCTCCGACCGGTACAGGCGACTCACACCTGCAGTGGGAGGAGCGCCAGGGCCAGTGGCTGAGGAGACGCAGATTAGACGGGGCCATAAACAGGGTGCCCATGGGCTTCTACCAGAAAGTCTGGAAGATTCTCCAGAAATGTCACGGCCTCTCCATTGCCGGATACGTCTTGCCTTCCTCCACCACCAGTGAG ATGACAGAGGGAGAGATTAAATTTGCAGTGCATGTGGAGTCTGTACTGAATCATGTCCCACAGCCGGAGTACAGACAGCTGCTGGTGGAGGCCATTATGGTGCTGATGCTTGTGGCCGACATGGAGATTCCCAGTATTGGTGGAATTATTCACATCGACCGCATTGTCCACATGGCCAATgatctctttcagcaggatCAG AGATCCAACGGGGCCAATGAGTATTTCTTGGAGAAAGATCCTGCCACAGGAATCTGCAACTTCTTTTATGACAGTGCTCCTAGCGGCAGCTATGGTACGATGACTTATCTTTCCAAGGCTGTGGTCACATATGTTCAAGACTTCCTGCCAAGCAGCAGCTGTCTAATGCAGTAA